The sequence CGCCGATTTACTCACTCAAACAACCGATACTATGGCTTACAAGTTTGAAGTTTATCAAGACAAAAAAGGGGAATACCGTTTCCGCTTTAAAGCATCTAATGGCCAAGTGATGTTTGCAAGTCAGGGCTATGAACAAAAAGCATCGGCCCTGAAAAGCATCGAAAGCATCCGAGCAAATGCCGCCGATGCGATTATTGAGGAGGTGGAAAACAAAGAGGACACCTAAACCCTTTGCATTACAGCCAACATAAGGTTGAAAGACCATATAAACTTGAAAGGGAGACGACCAACGGTTATCTTCCTTTTTCGTTTTTCGGTGTTGGATAGATTGTACGTTTGTAACGCCAAGAACCGAGGAGTTAAATATATCTATATGGTAGAGTACACCAAGTCCTTCGGGCAAACTAATTTAGGATAAACAACCCAACGTCTTCCATGAGCCTACATCCAGAAACCCTACTCGCCCATGCTGGTACCTCCGTCGATACCAATAATGGCGCCATTTTACATCCCCCACAGATGGTAACCACTTTTCATCGTTCGGGGGATGGTTCTTACCCAAGCGGGAATATTTATACGCGCAGTAGCAACCCCACCCGTCGTTTATTCGAGGAAACCTTGGCAACGTTAGAAGGCGGTGCGGCCTGTGCCGCTTTTTCCAGTGGACAGGCTGCTACAATGGCCATTCTGCAAAGTTTATCGCCGGACAGCCATGTCCTTATACCGGAGTCAGCCTATTTTGGTATTGGGGCGCTTTTGAGTGAGGTACTGGAAGGTAAAAGTTTGACATTCGACCGCGTGGACATGACCAATCTTATAGACGTGAAAGCGAAAATCCTTCCGAATACCCGCTTGATTTGGGTAGAAACGCCCTCCAACCCGCTATGTTTAATCTCGGACATAGAAGCACTTGCTCGCATTGCACACCAAAACGAGGCAGTTTTAGTGGTGGATAACACCCTCTCTACGCCATTGCTCCAGAATCCACTAAAACATGGAGCAGATTTAGTTATGCACTCGGTAACGAAATTCCTGAGCGGACATTCAGATGTTTTGGCTGGTGCTGTGATCGCAAAAGAGGAGACCTTGCTACAAAAAATCCGCCAAGTACAAATCTTGGGAGGAGCCGTGATGGATCCCTTTAGCGCTTGGTTGGCGTTGCGAGGGATGCGTTCTCTCGGTGCAAGGATGAGGATTCACCAAGAGAATGCTCGTCTAATTGCCTCTTTCCTTGCCGGCCACCATCGTGTAAAATGCGTGCATTATCCGGGT comes from Rhodothermia bacterium and encodes:
- a CDS encoding PLP-dependent transferase encodes the protein MSLHPETLLAHAGTSVDTNNGAILHPPQMVTTFHRSGDGSYPSGNIYTRSSNPTRRLFEETLATLEGGAACAAFSSGQAATMAILQSLSPDSHVLIPESAYFGIGALLSEVLEGKSLTFDRVDMTNLIDVKAKILPNTRLIWVETPSNPLCLISDIEALARIAHQNEAVLVVDNTLSTPLLQNPLKHGADLVMHSVTKFLSGHSDVLAGAVIAKEETLLQKIRQVQILGGAVMDPFSAWLALRGMRSLGARMRIHQENARLIASFLAGHHRVKCVHYPGLATGDVQTLVAHQMSGYGGLFSFEVYGTAEDALAITSRVKVFTRATSLGGTESLIEHRYSVEKPPTTTPPTLLRCSVGLEHPDDLIEDLAQALSF